One Gordonia pseudamarae genomic window, GATACCACGAACCCCGCCCACACCGTCGACCTCGATGGAAACCATTCCGTCCGGCGATGTCTCACGTACCGCGATTGCCCCGAGTCGGTCGGAAAAGTCCTGCATCCGACTCAGTTGCGTGCGCGCCCGGGATTCGAGTTCATCTATTTCCCAGTTCATTTCGCCCGCTCACCGAATATCGTCGACGGAGCGCTCAAGCTCGGCGAGGTCGTCCGGCGTGGGCAG contains:
- a CDS encoding YbaB/EbfC family nucleoid-associated protein; its protein translation is MNWEIDELESRARTQLSRMQDFSDRLGAIAVRETSPDGMVSIEVDGVGGVRGIELSPQAGRLGASRLGETIVATAALAAQRAFARRARITEEFTESFAELLGSRPR